Proteins encoded together in one Rossellomorea sp. y25 window:
- a CDS encoding S8 family serine peptidase produces the protein MNANSIAKRSAVIALSTGLLLSPVNTLSTPIVNATDWKSEDMLSSLTEEQRRALKQLELNNLEGLQGFNETELTSEEEIAVIVEFRSKPVNVAVLEAAIKGKTLKKEDAKAKVDQEHKVFKEDVEKHLSSSNKKEKKPLPKITQTYKTAYNGVAIKLPANQVEQLLHSKSVKAVYKNQTFTVDPVKEVLPADVDQNITTSVESINYLNVDKLHKEGITGEGIKVGVLDTGVDYNHPDLKDVYKGGYDFVDNDSDPMEATYEDWKKSNQPEFSQVGTPYYTSHGTHVSGTIVGQNENDSEVSVEGVAPDADLYAYRVLGPYGSGSSEGVIAGIEKSVEDGMDVINLSLGASINDPYYPTSTALNYAVLNGVTAVVSAGNSGSNDFTLGSPGTAALALTVGASDVPVSQTTFTGELSDGWSTDIISMARGFAHQFASLEDKSLELVDVGLGNVQDYENKDVDGKVAFVQRGDFALIDKVKFAKENGAEAVIMYNNVEGHVGYNLGESTHFIPAFSMTKKAGEELKEAILNGATTFTFSNLEESFSEGDKLADFSSRGPVNKNYDMKPEIVAPGVSVLSTFPSYMVNPENPEDYKYAYARLNGTSMASPFAAGVAALLLGENPDLEPSDIKTILMNTADPLNEDYSVFEVGAGRIDPYQALRSQTKIQVNDETLLPNGENLITIKEQTGGLSFDNQIVSEGSHIRVKKALEFTNESSEKKTYNVEIVENVQEGTNSLKENGVQVNVDKSIKVNAGKSKKSNVFLTMPKTAKKGIYEGYLVISNSNDSSESYRVPFSVKKSEEGFNSLDLLTPAITPSHYNHAYDQYRTTTALVLFNLSSPVDTLDVILQDGKSGEDLGLIGTLNLNGAEDNRDYFLQAFNGYYYKFTGNKKDPVASETSIAEPGHYKLKFVSTLPTGKQKTITHDLFIDIEAPEVKSSLDSESPFIEYKPGQKTVPFEMEVTDSNVEAMQYAGIDIDQSSNFAVYTYGAPFPNGPIYMDENGKWNEEVEMNEKTKSLSFNLIGYDDAGNQAKWKEYFFVKEGTPVTYAKHNVETARSGDILTASLVLDNLDGVKEATWSFDNSGIQHVYLVEAALTNEVEAYASIEVDGNQVKVKFDENKAFDQTEVVDVKVKVQDELFYPIGYIKPTAKIINANNEEQTLLSAGNRYNLKPRFNRVQGNLIPEGYLVESGGFAGYRDWAKVGASIKVTNPSGYELDASDLFNGNARFEIEPLPLSNDAYTFEVNVPGHFITKLDKAFGFEYKGTLYGKSETIGISLVGGDVNQDHVIDIHDAIAIQEAWGTDDRAADINFDTVVNEKDLRFVEKNYLQQNEDATNPPAPTDSWNGKTLESIKKELGL, from the coding sequence ATGAATGCAAACTCAATTGCTAAACGCTCTGCAGTAATTGCCCTTTCCACTGGATTACTTTTATCCCCGGTCAACACCCTCTCAACACCAATCGTAAATGCAACGGACTGGAAATCAGAAGACATGTTATCTTCCTTAACAGAAGAACAAAGACGCGCTTTGAAACAATTGGAATTAAATAACTTAGAGGGTCTTCAAGGATTCAATGAAACCGAACTGACTTCTGAAGAAGAGATTGCAGTCATCGTTGAATTCCGTTCAAAACCTGTTAATGTAGCGGTATTAGAAGCTGCAATAAAAGGAAAGACCTTAAAGAAAGAAGATGCTAAAGCAAAAGTAGATCAAGAGCACAAAGTGTTTAAAGAAGACGTAGAAAAACACCTATCAAGCTCAAATAAAAAAGAAAAAAAGCCATTACCAAAAATCACACAAACCTATAAAACGGCTTATAACGGAGTTGCTATCAAACTACCAGCCAATCAGGTAGAACAGCTCCTTCACTCAAAATCCGTTAAAGCCGTATATAAAAACCAAACGTTTACAGTAGATCCAGTTAAAGAAGTCCTACCAGCTGATGTTGATCAAAACATCACCACATCTGTGGAAAGCATTAACTATTTAAATGTAGACAAACTGCACAAAGAAGGAATCACAGGTGAAGGAATAAAAGTTGGGGTTCTTGATACAGGTGTGGACTACAATCACCCTGATTTGAAGGACGTTTATAAAGGTGGATATGACTTTGTCGATAATGATAGCGATCCAATGGAGGCAACTTATGAGGATTGGAAGAAATCCAATCAACCAGAATTTAGTCAAGTAGGTACTCCTTATTACACTTCACACGGTACACATGTATCAGGGACTATTGTAGGGCAAAATGAGAATGATAGTGAAGTGTCTGTAGAGGGAGTTGCTCCAGATGCTGATTTATATGCTTATCGTGTACTTGGTCCATACGGAAGTGGATCGTCAGAAGGAGTTATCGCCGGTATTGAAAAGTCAGTAGAAGATGGCATGGATGTTATCAATCTATCTCTTGGAGCAAGCATAAACGATCCATATTATCCGACTAGTACGGCATTAAATTATGCAGTTCTTAATGGTGTAACCGCTGTTGTGTCTGCAGGGAATTCAGGATCCAATGATTTCACGCTTGGATCACCTGGTACAGCAGCACTGGCATTAACCGTTGGGGCAAGTGATGTACCGGTTTCACAAACCACTTTTACAGGAGAACTATCAGATGGTTGGTCCACGGATATCATCAGCATGGCAAGAGGATTTGCTCACCAATTTGCCAGTTTAGAAGATAAGTCTCTTGAATTAGTCGATGTAGGCTTGGGTAATGTGCAAGACTATGAAAATAAAGATGTCGACGGAAAGGTAGCATTCGTACAACGGGGAGATTTTGCTTTAATTGACAAAGTGAAGTTTGCCAAAGAAAATGGGGCAGAAGCGGTCATCATGTACAACAATGTGGAAGGTCACGTCGGCTATAATCTAGGCGAATCTACTCACTTTATTCCTGCTTTCTCCATGACCAAGAAAGCCGGGGAAGAGCTGAAGGAAGCAATCTTGAATGGAGCAACCACTTTCACATTTAGCAACTTAGAAGAATCTTTCTCAGAAGGGGACAAGTTAGCTGATTTCAGTTCAAGAGGTCCTGTTAATAAAAACTATGATATGAAACCGGAAATCGTAGCACCGGGCGTAAGTGTTCTATCTACCTTCCCTTCCTATATGGTGAATCCAGAGAATCCGGAAGACTATAAATATGCTTATGCAAGATTGAATGGAACTTCAATGGCGTCCCCTTTTGCCGCTGGTGTGGCTGCATTACTTCTGGGAGAGAATCCTGACCTTGAACCGTCAGATATCAAAACAATTCTTATGAATACCGCTGATCCATTAAACGAAGATTACAGTGTGTTTGAAGTCGGGGCGGGTAGAATAGATCCTTATCAAGCACTTCGCAGTCAAACGAAAATCCAAGTAAATGATGAAACATTGCTTCCAAATGGAGAAAACCTCATCACAATCAAGGAACAAACCGGCGGCTTAAGCTTTGATAACCAGATCGTATCAGAGGGATCTCACATTCGGGTAAAAAAGGCACTCGAATTTACAAACGAAAGTAGTGAGAAAAAAACATACAACGTAGAGATTGTAGAAAATGTTCAAGAAGGAACCAATAGTCTGAAAGAAAACGGCGTACAGGTCAATGTTGACAAATCAATTAAGGTCAATGCCGGGAAGTCAAAGAAATCAAATGTATTCCTTACAATGCCGAAGACAGCAAAAAAAGGTATTTATGAAGGATACTTAGTCATTTCCAACAGCAATGATTCTAGTGAAAGCTACCGGGTTCCTTTCAGCGTGAAAAAATCAGAGGAAGGATTCAACTCACTGGATTTACTTACACCAGCAATTACGCCATCACATTATAATCATGCATATGATCAATACAGAACGACGACGGCATTGGTGTTATTCAATTTAAGCTCACCAGTTGACACGTTGGATGTCATCCTGCAAGATGGTAAATCTGGAGAGGACCTGGGCTTGATCGGAACCCTGAATTTGAATGGAGCAGAAGACAACCGTGATTATTTCTTACAAGCCTTTAACGGTTACTACTACAAATTCACCGGAAATAAGAAGGATCCCGTTGCATCCGAAACGAGTATTGCCGAACCAGGTCATTACAAACTGAAATTCGTTTCAACCTTACCAACTGGAAAACAGAAGACTATCACCCATGATTTGTTCATTGATATTGAAGCACCTGAAGTGAAAAGTTCACTCGACAGTGAATCTCCTTTCATCGAATACAAGCCTGGACAAAAGACTGTGCCTTTTGAAATGGAAGTGACAGACTCTAACGTTGAGGCCATGCAATATGCAGGGATAGACATCGATCAATCGTCCAATTTCGCGGTTTACACCTATGGAGCCCCATTCCCTAACGGTCCTATCTATATGGATGAGAATGGGAAATGGAATGAAGAAGTAGAGATGAACGAAAAAACCAAATCCCTTTCATTTAATCTGATTGGTTATGACGACGCTGGGAATCAGGCGAAATGGAAGGAATACTTCTTCGTGAAAGAAGGTACTCCTGTTACGTATGCAAAACACAATGTAGAAACTGCGAGATCAGGAGATATTTTAACTGCTTCACTCGTGTTAGATAATCTTGATGGGGTGAAAGAAGCGACCTGGTCGTTTGATAATTCAGGAATACAACATGTATATCTTGTTGAAGCTGCCTTAACAAATGAAGTAGAGGCTTATGCATCTATTGAAGTGGATGGAAATCAAGTAAAAGTGAAATTCGATGAAAATAAAGCATTTGACCAAACAGAAGTGGTAGATGTAAAAGTGAAAGTCCAAGACGAATTATTCTATCCCATTGGATACATCAAACCTACAGCTAAGATCATTAATGCAAACAATGAAGAGCAGACCTTACTCAGTGCCGGTAATCGCTACAATCTAAAACCTAGATTTAACCGTGTTCAAGGAAACTTGATACCAGAAGGGTATCTTGTTGAAAGTGGAGGTTTTGCTGGATACAGAGACTGGGCAAAAGTAGGGGCTTCAATTAAGGTAACAAATCCTTCTGGGTATGAACTTGATGCTTCCGACTTGTTTAATGGGAATGCACGTTTTGAAATTGAGCCTCTACCGTTAAGTAATGATGCCTATACATTTGAAGTAAATGTTCCAGGACATTTTATTACAAAATTAGATAAAGCATTTGGGTTTGAATACAAAGGGACATTATACGGTAAATCAGAAACAATCGGCATAAGTTTAGTAGGCGGGGATGTAAACCAAGACCATGTAATCGACATCCATGACGCTATTGCGATCCAGGAAGCCTGGGGTACTGATGACCGTGCGGCAGATATCAATTTTGACACAGTAGTGAATGAAAAAGATTTGAGATTTGTGGAGAAGAACTATTTGCAGCAAAACGAAGACGCAACGAATCCACCAGCACCTACCGATTCTTGGAATGGAAAGACATTGGAATCCATAAAAAAAGAATTAGGACTTTAA